In a genomic window of Sulfurimonas denitrificans DSM 1251:
- a CDS encoding 2-oxoglutarate ferredoxin oxidoreductase subunit beta produces the protein MAFNYDKYLRLEKMPTLWCWGCGDGVILKAFVRAIDKLGLNKDDVCVVSGIGCSGRFSSYIDFNTVHTTHGRTVAFATGIKLANPNKHVICVAGDGDALAIGGNHTIHGCRRNIDITMIVINNFIYGLTNSQTSPTTPQGMWTVSQKAGNIDPTFDAANLAIAAGASFVARETMLDPKKLEKVFVKAIEHKGFSFLDIMSNCHINLGRKNKMASAMENLEWIDSITIPKKKYDELSPEEQLNKFPTGILKEDTNAAEYCDMYAEIIKVHQGTRKTITQNDFEKKI, from the coding sequence ATGGCATTTAATTATGATAAATATTTAAGATTAGAAAAAATGCCGACACTATGGTGTTGGGGTTGTGGAGATGGCGTTATTTTAAAAGCTTTTGTAAGAGCAATTGATAAATTAGGTCTCAATAAAGATGATGTCTGTGTTGTATCTGGAATAGGGTGCTCGGGAAGGTTCTCATCATATATAGATTTTAATACAGTTCACACTACACATGGTAGAACAGTCGCATTTGCTACAGGAATTAAACTTGCAAATCCCAATAAACATGTTATCTGTGTTGCTGGAGATGGTGATGCCTTAGCTATTGGCGGAAACCATACAATACATGGTTGTAGAAGAAATATAGATATTACTATGATTGTAATCAATAACTTTATTTATGGTTTGACAAATTCACAAACAAGTCCTACAACTCCGCAAGGTATGTGGACTGTATCGCAAAAAGCTGGTAATATTGACCCAACTTTTGACGCTGCAAATTTAGCTATAGCAGCAGGAGCTTCTTTTGTTGCAAGAGAAACTATGCTTGATCCTAAAAAACTTGAAAAAGTATTTGTAAAAGCGATAGAGCATAAAGGGTTCTCTTTCCTTGATATTATGTCAAACTGTCATATAAATCTTGGTAGAAAAAACAAGATGGCTTCTGCTATGGAGAATTTGGAGTGGATTGATAGTATTACTATTCCTAAGAAGAAGTATGATGAACTCTCTCCTGAAGAGCAGTTAAATAAATTTCCAACAGGTATCTTAAAAGAGGATACAAACGCAGCTGAATACTGTGATATGTATGCAGAGATAATTAAAGTACATCAAGGCACTAGAAAAACAATTACTCAAAATGATTTTGAGAAAAAAATATAA
- a CDS encoding 2-oxoglutarate synthase subunit alpha: MATREIISSGNELSALAARDAGCRFFGGYPITPSSEIMHEMSDLMPEVGGACIQMEDEIAGVAAAIGAGMSGVRTMTATSGPGISLKAENLGLAQMTEVPLVVVNVMRGGPSTGLPTRVSQGDVAQAKNPSHGDYKSITLCAGSLSECYTETVRAFNLADRFMQPVFVLLDETLGHMHGKAVIPTEDEVRDAIVPRKQFDGPAEEYFPYQCEHDQPAVLNPMFKGYRYHFTGLHHDRKGFPTEEIETCRKLIQRLEDKVELHKDEIELNEEFFLDDAEILIIAYGSVSLAAKEAIRHLRAEGIKAGLFRPITLWPSPQDRMRELAAKIPKVLCVELNIGQYRDEVQRSTGRLDIEGLFKVNGRPISPYEIVNKVKEL; the protein is encoded by the coding sequence ATGGCAACTAGAGAAATAATTTCAAGCGGCAATGAACTTTCCGCTTTAGCTGCAAGAGACGCTGGATGTAGATTTTTTGGTGGTTATCCAATTACTCCATCAAGTGAAATTATGCACGAGATGTCTGATTTGATGCCAGAAGTTGGCGGTGCATGTATACAGATGGAAGATGAGATTGCTGGTGTTGCTGCTGCAATTGGAGCTGGAATGAGCGGCGTTAGAACAATGACTGCTACCTCTGGACCTGGTATTTCATTAAAAGCTGAAAATCTTGGACTTGCTCAAATGACTGAAGTTCCTTTAGTTGTAGTAAATGTTATGCGTGGTGGTCCTTCAACTGGTCTTCCAACTCGTGTATCTCAAGGTGACGTTGCACAAGCAAAAAATCCTTCACATGGTGATTATAAATCAATCACACTATGTGCTGGATCGCTCTCTGAGTGTTATACAGAAACTGTAAGAGCGTTCAATCTAGCAGATAGATTTATGCAACCTGTTTTTGTTTTACTTGATGAGACCTTAGGTCACATGCATGGTAAAGCTGTTATTCCAACAGAGGATGAAGTGAGAGACGCTATTGTTCCAAGAAAACAGTTCGATGGACCAGCTGAAGAGTATTTTCCATATCAATGTGAGCATGATCAACCAGCAGTATTAAACCCTATGTTTAAAGGGTATAGATACCATTTTACTGGACTGCACCATGATAGAAAAGGTTTTCCAACTGAAGAGATAGAGACATGTAGAAAACTTATTCAAAGATTAGAGGATAAAGTTGAACTTCACAAAGATGAGATTGAGCTAAATGAAGAATTTTTTCTTGATGATGCTGAAATCTTGATTATTGCTTATGGTTCTGTTTCTCTTGCTGCAAAAGAGGCAATTCGTCACTTAAGAGCAGAGGGAATTAAAGCTGGTTTATTTAGACCAATCACTTTATGGCCAAGTCCTCAAGATAGAATGAGAGAACTTGCAGCTAAAATACCAAAGGTTTTATGTGTAGAGTTAAATATAGGTCAATATAGAGATGAAGTACAACGTTCAACTGGAAGACTTGATATTGAAGGTCTCTTTAAAGTAAACGGAAGACCAATTTCTCCTTATGAAATTGTGAATAAAGTAAAGGAGCTATAA
- the sucC gene encoding ADP-forming succinate--CoA ligase subunit beta: MNIHEYQAKQIFAKYGVPTPKGLMAESVKQAVANAETLGGSIWVVKAQIHAGGRGLGGGVKLARSLEEVEQLSKEILGMTLVTHQTGPEGKLVQKLYIEEGADIKEELYLGVVLDRAREMPVIMASTEGGMAIEDVAHNTPEKIIKIAVDPAIGFQGFHGRELVFGLGITDPNEQKKLISFASKLYKLYMENDAEMIEINPLVKTGSGEFLALDGKMGFDDSALGRHPDIEDMRDISEEDADEREAGKYGLSYVSLDGEIGCMVNGAGLAMGTMDTINYMGGTPANFLDVGGKANAETVAKGFEIILKNPKVKAIFVNIFGGIVRCDRIANGILEATKLVDVHVPVIVRLDGTNAEEAAAILRDANIANVIAATDLADGAAKAVAAAAQAK; this comes from the coding sequence ATGAATATACATGAGTATCAAGCGAAACAGATTTTTGCAAAGTACGGCGTACCAACTCCAAAAGGTTTGATGGCTGAGAGTGTAAAACAAGCAGTTGCTAATGCAGAGACATTAGGTGGTTCTATTTGGGTTGTAAAAGCCCAAATCCATGCAGGAGGAAGAGGTCTTGGTGGCGGTGTAAAACTTGCTCGTTCATTAGAAGAAGTAGAGCAGTTATCTAAAGAAATTTTAGGTATGACTCTAGTAACTCATCAAACAGGACCTGAGGGTAAACTTGTTCAAAAGCTCTACATTGAAGAGGGCGCTGATATTAAAGAGGAGTTATATCTTGGTGTTGTTCTTGATCGTGCTCGTGAAATGCCAGTAATTATGGCTTCAACTGAGGGTGGTATGGCTATCGAAGATGTTGCTCACAATACTCCAGAGAAGATTATCAAAATAGCAGTAGATCCAGCTATCGGTTTTCAAGGTTTCCATGGAAGAGAACTTGTATTTGGTTTAGGTATTACTGATCCAAATGAGCAAAAAAAACTTATAAGTTTTGCTTCAAAACTATATAAACTCTATATGGAAAATGATGCAGAAATGATAGAAATCAACCCTCTTGTAAAAACTGGAAGCGGTGAATTTTTAGCACTTGATGGAAAGATGGGATTTGATGATTCTGCTCTTGGTCGCCACCCTGATATTGAAGATATGAGAGATATAAGTGAAGAGGATGCTGATGAGCGTGAAGCTGGTAAATATGGTCTCTCTTATGTAAGTCTTGATGGCGAAATCGGCTGTATGGTAAATGGAGCAGGGCTTGCTATGGGAACAATGGATACTATCAACTACATGGGCGGAACACCTGCAAACTTCTTGGATGTTGGCGGAAAAGCTAATGCTGAGACAGTTGCAAAAGGATTTGAGATTATTCTTAAAAATCCAAAAGTTAAAGCTATATTTGTAAATATTTTTGGTGGAATTGTTAGATGTGATCGTATTGCAAATGGTATCTTAGAAGCTACTAAGCTTGTAGATGTTCATGTTCCTGTAATAGTTCGTCTTGATGGTACAAATGCAGAAGAAGCAGCAGCGATTTTAAGAGATGCAAACATTGCAAATGTTATAGCAGCTACAGATTTAGCTGATGGTGCTGCAAAAGCAGTAGCAGCTGCTGCGCAAGCTAAGTAA
- a CDS encoding response regulator transcription factor: protein MSNIDLVQLTQETKKLSAMVVEDEKVANELLSSTFKNFFSDVRSCFNGKEALETYLKSAPDVVFVDIIMTEMDGIELSRKIREINPTQIIIVISASNDIEKISESIEVGVNSFIQKPIDTKKIIELLTSVVAMVAKKKKIETKTFSISLPLDLYEIVNENAKAESISKNAVIIRALRSFYE, encoded by the coding sequence ATGTCTAATATAGATTTGGTACAACTAACACAAGAAACTAAAAAATTATCGGCGATGGTTGTTGAAGATGAGAAAGTCGCAAATGAGCTGCTCAGCTCTACTTTTAAAAATTTTTTCTCAGACGTAAGATCATGCTTTAATGGAAAAGAAGCATTAGAAACTTACTTAAAATCAGCTCCTGATGTTGTTTTTGTTGATATTATAATGACTGAAATGGATGGTATAGAGCTTTCTCGCAAAATTCGTGAGATTAACCCTACTCAAATTATTATTGTTATTTCTGCTAGCAATGATATTGAAAAAATATCAGAATCAATTGAGGTTGGTGTAAATAGCTTTATCCAAAAACCAATAGATACTAAAAAAATTATAGAACTTTTAACAAGCGTTGTTGCAATGGTTGCTAAGAAGAAAAAAATTGAGACAAAAACTTTCTCTATCTCTCTTCCATTAGATTTATATGAGATTGTAAATGAGAATGCTAAAGCAGAGAGCATCTCTAAAAATGCTGTAATCATAAGAGCGCTTCGCAGTTTTTACGAATAA
- a CDS encoding 4Fe-4S dicluster domain-containing protein, whose amino-acid sequence MGAAMIQYPGNVPVWVNTSNCKACDICVSVCPSGVLGMVYDASSTLGAMISVNNPESCIGCNECELSCPDFAIYVADKQEFKFAKLTDDAKERQAAIIANNYMSLDQKGAK is encoded by the coding sequence ATGGGAGCTGCGATGATTCAATACCCAGGCAATGTGCCTGTGTGGGTAAATACAAGCAATTGTAAGGCGTGTGATATATGTGTATCAGTATGTCCTTCAGGTGTACTTGGAATGGTTTATGATGCATCATCAACTTTGGGGGCTATGATTTCTGTGAATAATCCTGAATCATGTATCGGGTGCAATGAGTGTGAGCTATCATGCCCAGACTTTGCTATATATGTAGCTGATAAACAAGAGTTTAAATTTGCAAAACTTACAGATGATGCAAAAGAGCGTCAAGCTGCAATTATTGCAAATAACTATATGTCACTAGACCAAAAAGGAGCTAAATAA
- a CDS encoding class 1 fructose-bisphosphatase, whose product MTDIFSAIQRTAIRIKDAIDTKDIGYSQQENSSGETQLQLDIKCDMIIEEEFSHVTSIHTIASEEKEREVILHKDGRYFIAYDPLDGSSLIDVNLSVGSIFGIYEGAFGAKNMVASCYVVFGPRVEMVFAHNKTKLHLLQGKEFEFVKEIRLNEKGKLNAPGGTQQNWKPYHKKMVDSFFNEGYRLRYSGGMVPDLHQILLKGGGLFSYPSTSDKPDGKLRKLFEVFPFAFIFNRAGGEAIDGAVDLMNLEYAHIHDTSPCFFGSKYEIQRVREVYASNQ is encoded by the coding sequence ATGACTGACATATTTAGCGCAATACAAAGAACAGCAATAAGAATAAAAGATGCAATAGACACCAAAGATATAGGTTATTCACAGCAAGAAAATAGTTCTGGAGAGACGCAACTTCAGCTCGATATAAAATGTGATATGATTATTGAAGAGGAGTTTTCACATGTAACTTCTATTCATACAATTGCAAGTGAAGAGAAAGAGAGAGAGGTTATACTACATAAAGATGGTAGATATTTTATTGCTTATGACCCTCTGGATGGCTCATCATTAATAGATGTGAACCTTAGTGTAGGCTCTATTTTTGGAATATATGAAGGTGCATTTGGAGCAAAAAACATGGTAGCTTCATGTTACGTTGTTTTTGGTCCTCGCGTTGAGATGGTTTTTGCTCATAACAAAACGAAACTACACCTTCTTCAAGGCAAAGAGTTTGAGTTTGTAAAAGAGATTCGTCTCAATGAAAAAGGGAAGTTAAATGCACCTGGTGGAACTCAACAAAATTGGAAGCCTTATCATAAAAAGATGGTTGATAGCTTTTTTAATGAGGGTTATCGCTTAAGATACTCTGGAGGAATGGTTCCAGATTTGCATCAAATACTGCTAAAAGGCGGTGGCCTCTTTAGTTATCCTAGCACTTCAGATAAGCCAGATGGAAAGCTTCGCAAGCTTTTTGAAGTTTTTCCATTTGCTTTTATCTTTAATAGAGCTGGGGGAGAAGCCATTGATGGTGCAGTTGATTTAATGAACCTTGAATATGCACATATACATGATACTTCACCATGCTTTTTTGGCTCAAAATATGAGATACAAAGAGTAAGAGAAGTTTATGCAAGCAACCAATAG
- the sucD gene encoding succinate--CoA ligase subunit alpha has product MSILVNKDTKVIVQGFTGKEGSFHAEQCLAYGTKIVGGVTPNKGGTEHLGQPVFNTVKEAVKTTGATVSMIFVPPAFVADAVMEAADAGIELAVIITEGAPVRDMQAAKAYAIKHNMKTIGPNCPGIITAEECKIGIMPGMIFKKGNIGLISKSGTLTYEGANQVVKQGFGISTAVGIGGDPIIGLSYKQLLPMFEADPETHAIVMIGEIGGDLEIQAAAYIKEHITKPVVAFIAGQTAPAGKRMGHAGAIVSGGAGTAAEKMAALEDAGVKVVVSPADIGKAIAEVLAK; this is encoded by the coding sequence ATGAGTATATTAGTAAATAAAGATACAAAAGTAATTGTTCAAGGTTTCACAGGAAAAGAGGGTTCTTTTCATGCTGAGCAGTGCTTAGCTTATGGAACTAAAATCGTAGGTGGTGTTACACCAAATAAAGGTGGAACTGAGCATTTAGGTCAGCCAGTATTTAACACTGTTAAAGAGGCTGTAAAAACTACAGGTGCAACTGTTTCTATGATATTTGTTCCACCTGCGTTTGTTGCAGACGCTGTTATGGAAGCTGCAGATGCTGGAATTGAGCTTGCAGTTATTATCACAGAGGGTGCTCCTGTTCGTGATATGCAAGCTGCAAAAGCTTACGCAATAAAACACAACATGAAAACAATTGGACCAAACTGTCCAGGAATTATTACAGCTGAAGAGTGCAAAATTGGAATTATGCCAGGGATGATTTTCAAAAAAGGAAACATCGGGCTTATCTCAAAATCTGGAACTCTAACTTATGAGGGTGCCAACCAAGTTGTAAAACAAGGTTTTGGAATCTCTACAGCAGTTGGAATAGGTGGAGACCCGATAATCGGGCTTTCATACAAACAACTACTGCCAATGTTTGAAGCAGATCCAGAGACTCATGCAATCGTTATGATTGGTGAAATCGGTGGAGATTTAGAAATCCAAGCTGCAGCATACATAAAAGAGCATATTACAAAACCCGTTGTTGCATTTATTGCAGGTCAAACTGCACCTGCAGGCAAAAGAATGGGGCATGCTGGAGCAATTGTTAGCGGTGGCGCTGGAACTGCTGCTGAGAAGATGGCTGCACTTGAAGATGCTGGTGTAAAAGTTGTAGTGTCTCCAGCAGATATTGGAAAGGCAATAGCAGAGGTTTTAGCAAAGTAA
- the mobB gene encoding molybdopterin-guanine dinucleotide biosynthesis protein B, producing the protein MKKRLAVAFTGPSNSGKTTLILKVARKLIHEYKMDVAIIKHDPKDKARFDVEGKDSYKFADTGAEVIVTSPNRTTYFSQRQKELDEMIRLFDKFDILLVEGLKNLPLPRISVFRDSLDAEYFPYMNALATDGSIDISRYDFPKNVAILDINSCQDVIEWILKNAKEV; encoded by the coding sequence TTGAAAAAAAGATTAGCAGTAGCATTTACAGGCCCATCAAATAGTGGTAAAACGACACTTATATTAAAAGTGGCGAGAAAGCTCATACATGAGTATAAGATGGATGTAGCCATTATAAAACATGACCCAAAAGATAAAGCTCGTTTTGATGTGGAAGGCAAAGATAGTTATAAATTTGCAGATACTGGCGCAGAGGTTATTGTAACTTCTCCAAATCGCACTACATACTTCTCTCAAAGACAAAAAGAACTAGATGAGATGATTAGACTTTTTGACAAGTTTGACATTTTGCTAGTTGAAGGGCTTAAAAACCTTCCTCTTCCTAGAATAAGCGTCTTTAGGGACTCTTTAGATGCTGAGTATTTTCCATACATGAATGCTTTAGCGACTGATGGTAGCATAGATATAAGCAGATATGATTTTCCAAAAAATGTTGCTATCTTAGACATAAACAGTTGTCAAGATGTAATAGAGTGGATATTAAAAAATGCAAAGGAAGTTTAA
- the gltX gene encoding glutamate--tRNA ligase has translation MLRFAPSPTGDMHIGNLRVAIFNYIVSKQRKEDLVIRIEDTDKDRNIEGKDKEILDILNLFGIDYSVVMYQSENFRFHRAMALQLLQDKRAFNCFCSSDWLDKKREEAKNSKTAYRYDDACASLPDELVIDNEHPFTVRIRKPLEPIIIKDHIKGEIKFEPNDIDSFIIMRQDKTPMYNFACAVDDMLSDISLVIRGEDHVSNTPKQILIREALGYSKNIEYAHLPIILNDDGKKMSKRDDASSVKWLLEEGYLPSAIANYLILIGNKPPKEIFTIQEAIEWFSLENISKSPARFDINMLKHVNKEHLKILDAKELSRYVGFADAQIGEVAKIYLEEASTTKELRAKIALIFAEKNIPDEFKEYAQTIVKIIQKAPYFEEYEDFKNYIIQESGLKGKNFFKPLRILLMGSEHGPDIATVYKHIKNYLGEIVK, from the coding sequence ATGTTAAGATTTGCTCCAAGTCCCACGGGTGATATGCATATAGGTAACTTAAGAGTTGCTATATTTAACTATATTGTCTCAAAGCAGAGAAAAGAAGATTTAGTAATTAGAATTGAAGATACGGACAAAGACAGAAATATTGAGGGTAAAGATAAAGAGATATTAGATATTTTAAATCTTTTTGGTATTGATTACTCTGTTGTCATGTATCAGAGTGAAAATTTTCGTTTTCACAGAGCTATGGCACTTCAACTTTTGCAAGACAAGAGAGCTTTTAACTGCTTTTGTTCATCTGATTGGCTGGATAAAAAAAGAGAAGAGGCAAAAAATAGTAAAACTGCTTACAGATATGATGATGCGTGTGCCTCACTTCCTGATGAGCTTGTGATAGACAATGAGCACCCTTTTACGGTTAGAATAAGAAAACCGCTAGAGCCAATTATCATAAAAGATCATATTAAGGGCGAAATAAAATTCGAGCCAAATGATATAGATAGTTTCATCATTATGAGACAAGACAAGACGCCAATGTATAACTTTGCATGTGCAGTTGATGATATGCTTAGTGACATTTCACTTGTTATTAGAGGCGAAGACCATGTAAGTAATACACCAAAACAGATTCTTATAAGAGAAGCTCTTGGATACAGTAAAAATATAGAGTATGCACACCTGCCTATCATCTTAAATGATGATGGTAAGAAGATGAGCAAAAGAGATGACGCTTCTAGTGTAAAGTGGCTTCTTGAGGAGGGTTATCTTCCATCTGCAATTGCAAATTATTTAATATTAATAGGAAACAAACCGCCAAAAGAGATATTTACTATACAAGAGGCAATTGAGTGGTTTAGTTTAGAAAATATATCTAAATCCCCTGCCCGTTTCGACATAAACATGTTAAAACATGTAAACAAGGAACATCTAAAAATCTTAGATGCAAAAGAGTTATCAAGATATGTTGGTTTTGCAGATGCTCAAATTGGAGAAGTTGCTAAAATATATCTTGAAGAAGCTAGTACAACTAAAGAGTTAAGAGCAAAGATAGCGCTAATTTTTGCAGAAAAAAATATTCCAGATGAGTTTAAAGAGTATGCACAGACTATAGTTAAGATTATACAAAAAGCACCCTACTTTGAGGAGTATGAAGATTTTAAAAACTACATTATACAAGAGTCTGGACTTAAGGGAAAAAATTTTTTTAAGCCGCTAAGAATTTTATTAATGGGTTCTGAACATGGACCAGATATTGCCACAGTATATAAACATATCAAAAATTATTTAGGTGAGATTGTAAAATGA
- a CDS encoding 2-oxoacid:acceptor oxidoreductase family protein has protein sequence MARTLMRFTGVGGQGVLLAGEIFAAAKIKVGGHGLKTATYTSQVRGGPTVVDITLDDEEIFYPYANDGEINFMLSVAQVSYNSFKGGVKKGGTIVVDPNLVKPTDEDRKTWNIIEIPIITIAKEEVGNVITQSVVALAIANTIMKPIDKDSLIETMLSKVPSKVHAANKLAYELGEKYALEAIA, from the coding sequence ATGGCTAGAACATTAATGAGATTTACAGGTGTTGGCGGACAAGGTGTTCTTCTTGCAGGTGAAATTTTTGCAGCGGCAAAAATTAAAGTTGGTGGACATGGATTAAAAACAGCAACGTACACCTCTCAAGTACGTGGTGGTCCAACTGTTGTTGATATCACGCTTGATGATGAAGAAATTTTTTATCCTTACGCAAATGATGGCGAAATAAACTTTATGCTTTCGGTTGCTCAGGTGAGTTATAACTCATTTAAGGGTGGAGTAAAAAAAGGTGGAACAATCGTTGTTGATCCAAACTTAGTAAAACCTACGGATGAAGATAGAAAAACATGGAATATAATAGAAATTCCAATTATTACAATAGCAAAAGAAGAGGTTGGTAATGTTATTACACAATCAGTTGTTGCTCTAGCTATTGCAAATACTATAATGAAGCCAATAGATAAAGATTCTTTAATAGAGACAATGCTCTCAAAAGTACCATCAAAAGTTCATGCAGCAAATAAATTAGCTTATGAGCTCGGTGAAAAATACGCACTAGAAGCTATCGCATAA
- a CDS encoding YggT family protein has translation MSILIEIIQGLGSIAIGVINVYIWVVIIAALLSFVNPDPFNPIVQFLYRVTNPAYALVRRYIKTNFNGLDLAPLVIVIGLEIVIVLLSSLLHAL, from the coding sequence ATGAGCATTTTAATAGAGATAATTCAAGGTTTGGGTTCTATAGCAATAGGAGTTATAAATGTCTATATATGGGTTGTAATTATTGCAGCACTTCTTAGTTTTGTAAATCCAGACCCATTTAATCCTATAGTCCAATTTTTGTACAGAGTCACAAATCCAGCTTATGCGCTTGTTAGAAGATATATAAAGACAAATTTTAATGGTTTAGATTTAGCACCACTTGTTATTGTTATTGGACTAGAGATAGTTATTGTATTACTTAGCTCTTTATTACATGCTTTGTAA
- a CDS encoding TetR/AcrR family transcriptional regulator: MPEISIGKEKTGTKQKILKSSSKLFSEHGFKATSVRKIASEVGIRESALYNHFKNKEEIFLCVAKDIFTTPFSQIDSDIKESALKGKVFLQKFSMQYKLLTFDKNNENMFRLLMIELFQNQELREQFISEFHNENIKILSEAFFIMMQNSLIRSADPMMVAYEFLSTLFYIRLQVTLLRFDALSTNALSTQFEKHVDFFWESIRV; the protein is encoded by the coding sequence ATGCCCGAAATTAGCATAGGTAAAGAAAAAACTGGTACAAAACAAAAGATACTAAAATCTTCATCCAAACTCTTCTCTGAGCATGGATTTAAAGCTACTAGCGTACGAAAAATAGCATCTGAGGTAGGAATAAGAGAGAGTGCTTTATATAATCACTTTAAAAACAAGGAAGAGATATTTTTATGCGTTGCAAAAGATATTTTTACTACACCATTCTCGCAAATAGATAGTGATATTAAAGAATCTGCACTAAAAGGAAAGGTATTTTTACAAAAATTTTCTATGCAATATAAGCTTCTTACATTTGATAAAAACAACGAAAATATGTTCAGGCTCTTGATGATTGAACTTTTTCAAAATCAAGAACTTAGAGAGCAGTTTATAAGTGAATTTCACAATGAAAACATCAAGATTTTATCTGAAGCCTTTTTTATTATGATGCAAAATTCTCTTATTCGTTCTGCAGATCCGATGATGGTTGCTTATGAGTTTTTATCCACCCTCTTCTACATTAGATTGCAAGTTACGCTGCTTAGATTTGATGCGTTATCAACAAATGCGCTCTCAACTCAATTTGAAAAACATGTTGATTTTTTTTGGGAGAGTATTAGGGTATAG